From one Bacteroides fragilis NCTC 9343 genomic stretch:
- a CDS encoding DUF6249 domain-containing protein — protein MDFITAPLIVGIITLGIYKLFELFACRRERITLIEKLGEKMSQTDLELNGKICLPDFNRPQLSFGALKGGCLLLGVGLGLLVGFILSYVSFSPYDLDRLDRGYTREMVGVIYGSCTLLFGGAGLVASFLIEQNFAAKKKEK, from the coding sequence ATGGATTTTATTACAGCCCCTTTAATTGTAGGCATCATTACTTTAGGTATTTACAAATTGTTCGAACTCTTTGCGTGCAGACGCGAACGCATCACGCTTATTGAAAAGTTAGGAGAGAAAATGTCTCAAACCGATCTTGAGCTAAACGGAAAAATCTGTCTGCCCGACTTTAATCGTCCCCAACTATCATTCGGAGCCCTGAAAGGCGGTTGCTTATTGCTGGGAGTAGGCTTAGGGCTACTAGTCGGATTTATCTTGAGCTATGTCAGTTTTTCTCCCTACGATCTCGACAGACTCGACAGAGGGTATACCCGCGAGATGGTTGGGGTCATCTACGGTTCGTGTACCCTTCTTTTCGGAGGAGCAGGATTAGTGGCCTCTTTCCTGATAGAACAGAACTTTGCAGCGAAAAAGAAAGAGAAATAA
- a CDS encoding thiamine pyrophosphate-dependent enzyme, translating into MAKKVAEQLVDTLIEAGVRRIYAVTGDSLNEVNEAVRQNEVMKWIHVRHEETGAYAAGAEAQLTGLPGCCAGSSGPGHVHLINGLYDAHRSGAPVIAIASTIPTGEFGTEYFQETNTVKLFNDCSFYNEVATTPEQFPRMLQSALQTATTRKGVAVVGLPGDLAKKPAVKVESSEQIYPLASSVCPAEEDLIRLAGMLNHYERITLFCGIGCKGAHEEIIRMSETLNAPVAYTFKGKMEVQYDNPYEVGMTGLLGMPSGYYSMHEAEVLVMLGTDFPYSAFLPDDIKIVQVDIKPERLGRRAKVDLGLCGDVRSTLRALLPMLQQKKNDSFLRKQLKRYEGVKKDLAAYTEDKGKMDQIHPEYVMSEINNISSDDAIYTVDTGMTCVWGARYLQATGKRHMLGSFNHGSMANALPQAIGAALACPDRQVIALCGDGGLSMTLGDLETVVQYKLPIKIIVFNNRSLGMVKLEMEVDGLPDWQTDMLNPNFAQVAEAMGMTGFNVSDPEEVLNTLCNAFELEGPVLINVMTDPNALAMPPKIELGQMVGFAQSMYKLLINGRSQEVIDTINSNFKHIREVF; encoded by the coding sequence ATGGCAAAGAAGGTAGCAGAACAGCTTGTCGATACGCTGATTGAGGCGGGCGTCAGAAGAATTTATGCAGTGACAGGCGACAGCCTGAACGAAGTAAACGAGGCCGTGAGGCAAAATGAGGTAATGAAGTGGATTCATGTCCGCCACGAAGAAACCGGTGCGTATGCCGCAGGTGCAGAAGCGCAACTGACCGGACTACCGGGATGTTGTGCGGGTAGCAGTGGTCCGGGGCATGTCCACTTAATTAACGGACTTTACGATGCGCATCGCTCGGGAGCACCTGTGATAGCCATCGCTTCCACTATTCCGACAGGAGAGTTCGGAACCGAATATTTCCAGGAAACCAATACCGTCAAGCTATTCAACGATTGTAGCTTTTACAATGAAGTGGCTACTACTCCCGAGCAGTTTCCCCGTATGCTGCAATCGGCCCTCCAGACGGCAACCACCCGGAAAGGAGTAGCCGTAGTCGGACTTCCCGGCGACCTGGCAAAGAAACCGGCAGTCAAGGTAGAGTCCTCGGAACAGATTTATCCGCTTGCCTCGTCTGTCTGTCCGGCAGAAGAAGACCTGATACGGCTGGCAGGGATGCTCAATCATTACGAACGTATCACTTTGTTTTGCGGCATAGGCTGCAAAGGGGCACATGAAGAAATCATCCGGATGTCTGAAACCTTAAATGCTCCTGTAGCATACACTTTTAAAGGAAAAATGGAAGTACAATATGACAATCCCTATGAAGTAGGGATGACCGGCCTGCTGGGCATGCCCTCGGGCTATTATAGCATGCATGAAGCGGAAGTACTTGTCATGTTGGGCACCGATTTCCCTTACTCTGCTTTTCTACCCGACGATATCAAAATCGTTCAGGTAGACATTAAGCCCGAAAGACTGGGACGACGCGCCAAAGTGGATCTCGGGCTTTGCGGAGATGTACGTTCTACACTCCGTGCCCTGCTGCCTATGTTGCAACAAAAGAAGAATGACTCTTTCTTACGGAAACAACTGAAACGTTATGAAGGGGTTAAGAAGGATCTGGCGGCATATACGGAAGACAAAGGCAAAATGGACCAGATCCATCCGGAATATGTAATGTCCGAAATTAATAATATTTCCTCCGACGACGCCATCTATACGGTAGATACGGGCATGACGTGTGTATGGGGTGCCCGCTATCTGCAGGCAACCGGAAAGCGTCACATGCTGGGATCCTTCAATCATGGTTCTATGGCAAACGCATTGCCACAGGCCATCGGAGCGGCATTGGCTTGTCCGGACAGGCAAGTGATCGCACTTTGTGGTGACGGAGGACTGTCCATGACATTGGGTGACCTGGAAACAGTAGTGCAATATAAACTTCCCATAAAAATCATCGTATTCAATAACCGTTCGCTAGGTATGGTAAAACTGGAAATGGAAGTAGACGGATTGCCGGACTGGCAGACCGATATGCTAAATCCGAATTTCGCACAAGTAGCCGAAGCAATGGGGATGACAGGGTTCAACGTATCAGATCCGGAAGAAGTATTAAATACATTATGTAACGCTTTCGAGCTGGAAGGTCCAGTATTAATAAATGTCATGACTGATCCGAATGCTTTGGCTATGCCTCCGAAAATCGAATTGGGGCAGATGGTAGGCTTTGCCCAGTCTATGTATAAACTGCTGATCAATGGTCGGTCACAAGAAGTTATCGATACGATTAATTCGAATTTCAAACATATCAGAGAGGTATTTTAA
- a CDS encoding co-chaperone GroES — MNIKPLADRVLILPAPAEEKTIGGIIIPDTAKEKPLKGEVVAVGHGTKDEEMVLKAGDTVLYGKYAGTELEVEGTKYLIMRQSDVLAVLG; from the coding sequence ATGAACATTAAACCATTAGCAGACAGAGTGCTGATACTCCCTGCACCTGCAGAAGAAAAAACAATTGGTGGTATCATTATTCCTGATACAGCAAAAGAAAAACCTTTGAAGGGTGAAGTTGTGGCAGTTGGTCACGGTACGAAAGACGAAGAAATGGTATTAAAGGCAGGCGATACTGTTCTTTATGGAAAGTATGCTGGAACGGAACTTGAAGTAGAAGGTACAAAATACCTCATTATGCGTCAGAGCGATGTTCTCGCTGTTTTGGGTTAA
- a CDS encoding FimB/Mfa2 family fimbrial subunit, translating into MKSFKIMLITVLSVMTLSCSEKTTTEIPETELKNISCSTQLVTHSSAQTRGAAPTTLNENDFVLYAFKKNGEGNFSYEEAKHETSVIDGGVWKYNAAFPVGTYKFIAFYNLDEKNQAALNTTITGISNQTWENILKSIVITHFPSATGQYHEDMNEIFCGKTTDEIDISSGIGGDDNEIKIKLTLERIVSRIDIKFIKVASDDDHIEVPYATGNIFGGTGTTSLTSLIFTSSNVPLKYNLNGENPDYVTGVQCQVTYAAPSFQYGEANADAVKALDYQPFPQNADAINNNMETNIKKGIAKGGAYFMGSYLLPFPSSSQTLNANIQLNKANQERTIKVPGFAVTSNYVSIITVRLKSSTDAGDNNNGNDDEHLFNPKSTFIVEIEKTYVGIHNTNVDVE; encoded by the coding sequence ATGAAATCATTTAAAATCATGCTCATCACGGTATTATCCGTAATGACTCTGAGTTGTAGCGAGAAAACGACGACAGAAATTCCTGAAACAGAATTGAAAAACATTAGTTGTAGCACCCAATTAGTCACTCATTCATCTGCTCAAACCAGAGGAGCGGCACCAACAACCTTGAATGAAAACGATTTCGTGCTTTATGCATTCAAAAAAAACGGTGAAGGCAACTTTAGTTATGAAGAAGCCAAACATGAAACAAGTGTCATTGATGGCGGAGTTTGGAAATACAATGCAGCTTTCCCGGTAGGCACCTACAAATTCATCGCATTTTATAACCTGGACGAGAAGAACCAAGCCGCTCTCAACACGACCATAACAGGTATCAGTAACCAAACTTGGGAAAACATATTGAAGAGTATTGTTATTACCCATTTTCCTTCCGCCACTGGTCAATACCATGAAGATATGAATGAAATATTCTGTGGCAAAACAACAGATGAAATCGATATCTCCAGTGGAATCGGCGGAGATGACAATGAAATAAAAATCAAATTAACTCTGGAACGCATTGTATCACGCATCGACATTAAGTTTATCAAAGTGGCATCGGATGACGACCATATAGAAGTACCTTATGCTACCGGCAATATTTTCGGTGGAACAGGTACTACTTCGTTGACTTCGTTAATCTTCACATCATCCAACGTACCTCTTAAATATAATCTTAATGGAGAAAATCCGGATTATGTTACAGGAGTTCAATGCCAAGTCACTTATGCTGCTCCATCATTTCAATACGGAGAAGCCAATGCAGATGCAGTCAAGGCACTTGATTACCAGCCATTCCCCCAAAATGCCGATGCCATTAACAACAATATGGAAACTAATATTAAAAAAGGCATAGCCAAGGGCGGAGCTTACTTCATGGGATCGTACTTACTTCCATTTCCCTCATCATCGCAAACACTGAATGCCAACATTCAACTCAACAAGGCTAATCAAGAACGAACCATCAAAGTTCCCGGTTTCGCTGTTACCTCAAATTATGTTTCTATAATTACTGTCAGGCTGAAGTCTTCGACTGATGCCGGAGACAATAACAACGGTAATGACGACGAACACTTATTTAATCCTAAATCTACTTTTATCGTAGAAATAGAAAAGACCTATGTTGGCATTCACAATACGAATGTAGACGTCGAATAA
- a CDS encoding winged helix-turn-helix domain-containing protein produces MDKNEIGLNAGKVWQLLSNNDKWSYGNLKKKSGLKDKDLGAALGWLAREDKIEFEQEEEELYVYLCVNVYIG; encoded by the coding sequence ATGGATAAAAATGAAATCGGCTTGAATGCCGGAAAAGTTTGGCAATTGTTGAGTAACAATGACAAATGGAGTTATGGTAACTTGAAAAAGAAATCCGGACTGAAGGACAAGGATTTGGGGGCAGCTCTGGGTTGGTTGGCCAGAGAAGATAAGATTGAGTTTGAACAGGAAGAGGAAGAACTCTATGTTTACCTCTGTGTAAATGTTTATATTGGGTAG
- a CDS encoding carboxypeptidase-like regulatory domain-containing protein, producing MLTKYLRVILFLCVLLWGTSVVDAQTKGIVVDSVKGRSLSDVNIYLQKDSVGIGSTDRNGEFMFSRDQITISDTIVFLHVGYFPLKCTLSELQHLGYKVVLHEHPQLLHEVVVSRERPPFFLEWTSLSPLPKPLYSFGGFLHAGKIYVVAGDETLVRMVTDKHRRSTSLLSFTMTACMRWEEL from the coding sequence ATGTTGACAAAGTACTTGCGCGTGATTCTATTTCTATGTGTTCTCCTTTGGGGGACATCGGTTGTTGATGCCCAGACTAAAGGAATCGTTGTCGATAGTGTGAAGGGCCGGTCTTTATCCGATGTGAATATTTACTTGCAGAAAGATTCCGTTGGAATCGGATCGACAGACCGAAATGGAGAATTTATGTTTAGCCGTGATCAGATAACGATAAGTGATACCATTGTCTTTTTGCATGTCGGTTACTTTCCGTTGAAGTGTACATTATCCGAATTACAGCATCTTGGATATAAAGTGGTTCTACATGAGCATCCCCAATTGCTGCATGAGGTAGTGGTTAGTAGAGAGCGTCCACCATTCTTCCTGGAATGGACTTCACTGTCTCCTTTACCCAAGCCTTTATACTCTTTCGGAGGATTTCTGCATGCAGGAAAAATTTATGTGGTTGCCGGTGACGAAACACTGGTCCGAATGGTTACTGATAAACACAGGCGGTCGACTTCACTTCTTTCATTTACGATGACTGCTTGTATGCGATGGGAGGAGCTATAA
- the groL gene encoding chaperonin GroEL (60 kDa chaperone family; promotes refolding of misfolded polypeptides especially under stressful conditions; forms two stacked rings of heptamers to form a barrel-shaped 14mer; ends can be capped by GroES; misfolded proteins enter the barrel where they are refolded when GroES binds) has protein sequence MAKEILFNIEARDQLKKGVDALANAVKVTLGPKGRNVIIEKKFGAPHITKDGVTVAKEIELTDAYQNTGAQLVKEVASKTGDDAGDGTTTATVLAQAIIAEGLKNVTAGASPMDIKRGIDKAVAKVVDSIKHQAEKVGDNYDKIEQVATVSANNDPVIGKLIADAMRKVSKDGVITIEEAKGTDTTIGVVEGMQFDRGYLSAYFVTNTEKMECEMEKPYILIYDKKISNLKDFLPILEPAVQSGRPLLVIAEDVDSEALTTLVVNRLRSQLKICAVKAPGFGDRRKEMLEDIAVLTGGVVISEEKGLKLEQATIEMLGTADKVTVSKDNTTIVNGAGAKENIKERCDQIKAQIAATKSDYDREKLQERLAKLSGGVAVLYVGAASEVEMKEKKDRVDDALRATRAAIEEGIVAGGGVAYIRAIESLDGLKGENDDETTGIAIIKRAIEEPLRQIVANAGKEGAVVVQKVSEGKGDFGYNARTDVYENMHAAGVVDPAKVTRVALENAASIAGMFLTTECVIVEKKEDKPEMPMGAPGMGGMGGMM, from the coding sequence ATGGCAAAAGAAATATTATTCAATATCGAAGCTCGCGATCAATTGAAAAAAGGTGTTGATGCTTTGGCTAATGCAGTAAAAGTAACACTAGGCCCGAAAGGACGTAATGTGATTATTGAAAAGAAATTCGGTGCTCCTCACATTACTAAAGATGGTGTGACTGTAGCAAAAGAAATTGAACTGACAGATGCTTACCAGAATACCGGTGCACAGTTGGTGAAAGAAGTGGCTTCAAAAACAGGTGATGATGCCGGTGACGGTACAACTACTGCAACTGTTTTGGCTCAGGCTATTATTGCTGAGGGTCTGAAGAATGTAACTGCCGGTGCAAGCCCTATGGATATTAAACGTGGTATCGATAAGGCAGTTGCCAAAGTGGTTGATTCTATTAAACACCAGGCAGAGAAAGTGGGTGACAACTATGACAAGATTGAGCAGGTTGCTACTGTTTCTGCTAACAATGATCCGGTTATCGGTAAACTGATTGCCGATGCTATGCGTAAGGTTTCTAAAGACGGTGTGATTACTATCGAAGAAGCTAAAGGTACTGACACTACAATCGGTGTGGTGGAAGGTATGCAGTTCGATCGTGGTTATCTGTCAGCTTACTTTGTGACTAACACAGAGAAAATGGAGTGTGAGATGGAGAAACCGTATATCCTGATTTACGATAAGAAAATTTCTAATCTGAAAGACTTCTTGCCTATCCTTGAACCGGCCGTTCAGTCTGGTCGTCCTCTGTTGGTTATTGCAGAAGATGTAGACAGTGAAGCGTTGACTACACTGGTAGTGAACCGTCTGCGTTCTCAGTTGAAGATCTGTGCAGTGAAAGCTCCGGGATTCGGTGACCGTAGAAAAGAGATGTTGGAAGATATTGCCGTATTGACAGGTGGTGTAGTGATCAGTGAAGAGAAAGGTCTGAAACTGGAACAGGCTACTATCGAAATGTTGGGTACTGCTGACAAAGTGACTGTTTCTAAAGACAACACTACAATTGTAAACGGTGCCGGTGCTAAAGAAAACATCAAAGAACGTTGCGATCAGATTAAAGCTCAGATTGCTGCTACTAAATCAGACTACGATCGTGAAAAATTGCAGGAACGTCTGGCTAAATTATCAGGTGGTGTAGCTGTTCTGTATGTAGGTGCTGCTTCAGAAGTAGAAATGAAAGAGAAAAAAGACCGTGTGGACGATGCTCTTCGTGCTACTCGTGCTGCTATCGAAGAAGGTATTGTAGCCGGTGGTGGTGTAGCTTACATTCGTGCTATTGAATCACTTGACGGATTGAAGGGTGAGAATGATGACGAGACTACCGGTATTGCTATCATCAAGCGTGCGATTGAAGAACCGCTTCGCCAGATTGTTGCCAATGCAGGTAAAGAAGGTGCAGTCGTTGTTCAGAAGGTGAGTGAAGGTAAAGGTGACTTTGGTTACAATGCCCGTACCGATGTTTACGAAAATATGCATGCTGCAGGTGTGGTAGATCCTGCTAAAGTGACACGTGTTGCTTTGGAAAATGCCGCTTCTATCGCAGGTATGTTCCTGACTACTGAATGTGTGATTGTAGAAAAGAAAGAAGATAAACCCGAAATGCCGATGGGCGCTCCCGGAATGGGAGGAATGGGTGGAATGATGTAA
- a CDS encoding flavodoxin family protein, whose protein sequence is MKIVAFNGSPRKGGNTELLIKEVFKPIQEAGIETELVQLGGKLLRGCASCYTCFKTKDGKCAIKTDPMNEFIQKAQEADGIILASPTYYGSVSAEMKAFMDRLGLTTIGQGRTLTRKVGAAVISVRRGGAVTVYDELNRFMLGSGMIVPGSTYWNFGIGEMPGEVFDDAEGLRNMKDLGVQLAWLLKAIHN, encoded by the coding sequence ATGAAGATTGTGGCGTTTAATGGAAGCCCTCGTAAGGGTGGCAACACAGAGCTTTTAATTAAAGAAGTTTTTAAACCGATACAGGAAGCCGGTATAGAGACCGAATTAGTACAGTTGGGTGGGAAACTATTGCGCGGTTGTGCCTCATGTTATACCTGTTTCAAGACAAAGGACGGGAAATGTGCGATTAAGACCGATCCAATGAATGAGTTCATCCAAAAGGCCCAGGAAGCAGACGGTATTATTCTGGCTTCGCCTACTTATTACGGCAGTGTGAGTGCTGAAATGAAGGCATTTATGGATCGGTTGGGACTGACCACGATCGGTCAGGGACGTACACTGACACGTAAGGTGGGGGCGGCTGTAATTAGTGTCCGTAGGGGCGGTGCTGTAACGGTGTATGATGAACTGAACCGTTTTATGCTCGGAAGCGGAATGATTGTTCCCGGATCTACCTACTGGAATTTCGGTATTGGTGAAATGCCGGGAGAGGTTTTTGATGACGCAGAAGGGTTGAGAAACATGAAAGACCTGGGAGTGCAGTTGGCATGGCTTCTGAAGGCGATACATAATTAA
- a CDS encoding 6-bladed beta-propeller, which yields MKTHLIFLWFITFGVMACTSQPGINTGENKVEGDTIPVLDFASAIHKQVPDTFMWNSVARKITYIPLASSHLMDGHPVIEYLDDDMCIIMEGKSQWINCVDYKGNFLSTFRHVGNGPGEYVNLSSVVYHSKDSTIRIFDNGSYKHIIYNKQGKFLREISLADSEFNYLLHMQSDTYFFRGSFSKGKSEIIVTDTTLRVKFPILPFDSTADYITRGAIMLNTTGEECAPDICLFNHIYSDSVFLLTPDGLKLDFILRKGKYAPSLEDVKQFMKWNQYDPFIKGLFIKTFPGYYYLQYTYKEQVLGEIWSRKTNQIVSRSILTRPNQFTTLRGIRFRFPSGTVIRLLPDYISGNKIAFFIPADEAMGEIPGIKIREDDNPILMVMEL from the coding sequence ATGAAGACACATCTTATATTCTTATGGTTCATCACTTTTGGGGTGATGGCTTGTACTTCTCAGCCGGGGATTAATACCGGTGAGAACAAAGTAGAAGGAGATACTATACCGGTATTGGATTTTGCTTCGGCAATCCATAAACAAGTTCCTGATACGTTTATGTGGAATAGTGTGGCCAGAAAGATTACCTATATACCATTGGCCTCTTCCCATCTGATGGATGGCCATCCTGTAATAGAATATCTCGATGATGATATGTGCATTATTATGGAAGGGAAAAGCCAATGGATAAATTGTGTCGATTATAAAGGTAATTTCTTAAGTACTTTCCGGCATGTAGGCAATGGGCCAGGAGAATATGTTAATTTATCTTCAGTTGTATATCATTCAAAAGATTCCACTATTCGTATTTTTGATAATGGCAGTTATAAGCATATTATTTATAATAAGCAGGGGAAATTTCTCCGAGAGATCAGTTTGGCCGATTCCGAGTTTAATTACTTATTGCACATGCAGAGCGACACTTATTTCTTTCGTGGCAGTTTCAGTAAAGGCAAATCAGAAATTATTGTGACGGATACGACGCTGCGGGTGAAGTTTCCCATTTTGCCTTTTGATTCGACGGCCGATTATATTACACGGGGAGCCATTATGTTGAATACCACTGGAGAAGAGTGCGCCCCTGACATTTGTTTGTTTAATCACATTTATAGCGATAGTGTTTTTCTCCTGACTCCTGATGGATTGAAACTTGACTTTATTCTGCGTAAGGGCAAATATGCGCCGTCTTTGGAAGATGTAAAGCAATTCATGAAATGGAATCAATATGATCCATTCATTAAAGGATTGTTTATTAAAACTTTTCCGGGATATTATTATTTGCAGTATACATACAAGGAGCAAGTCCTGGGTGAAATATGGAGTCGGAAAACGAATCAAATCGTATCGAGAAGTATCTTGACCCGTCCCAATCAATTTACAACGCTCCGTGGAATCCGGTTTCGTTTTCCTTCGGGTACTGTCATCAGATTATTACCAGATTATATAAGTGGAAATAAAATTGCTTTCTTTATTCCTGCGGATGAAGCTATGGGTGAAATTCCCGGGATAAAGATAAGGGAGGATGATAATCCGATATTGATGGTGATGGAGTTGTAG
- a CDS encoding Kelch repeat-containing protein: MGGAIREKAYSNKIHTLDLKRGVWYELEGTLPAGRCGRMNGILVGDKVYFWGGYHTAPMWTAASYDLRTGEWRRLCDLKDGVSYPGLASDGSYIYIFENRNLQVYHIETDTMRIYELAALDVENAGLFYWRNTLYIVGGCNCQGIYVAPHRDVIAIDVSQINP, translated from the coding sequence ATGGGAGGAGCTATAAGAGAAAAAGCTTATTCTAATAAAATACACACGCTTGATTTAAAACGAGGTGTCTGGTATGAATTGGAAGGTACTCTTCCTGCCGGGCGGTGCGGCAGGATGAATGGCATACTGGTGGGAGATAAGGTGTATTTTTGGGGTGGTTATCATACAGCCCCTATGTGGACAGCAGCGAGCTACGATTTGCGGACGGGAGAATGGCGGCGATTGTGTGACTTGAAAGACGGGGTTTCCTATCCCGGGCTGGCTTCTGATGGCAGCTACATTTATATTTTTGAGAATCGCAACTTACAGGTCTACCATATTGAAACAGATACAATGCGTATATACGAACTGGCTGCTTTGGATGTGGAAAATGCAGGACTTTTCTACTGGAGGAATACGCTTTACATAGTGGGTGGGTGTAACTGTCAAGGGATATATGTAGCTCCTCATCGAGATGTAATTGCCATTGACGTAAGTCAGATTAATCCTTAA
- a CDS encoding DUF5031 domain-containing protein, whose translation MKPHTLFLTLGILLLGFSACEPLNETPETPAFSLNLTSPDGEPSTDNDNAVLQKLVYHLFIFRSNTANPSPDNDGSNYTFWRHTGDLTLKQIREYTLSIPSESTDRSYLLLVHATPKEKPESEIISKEGMTFSESEISMIKENDNNYVPLSKDNYYAIQQLTPEDIAQGKTSIEFKLKRAVGELVFDVMKCDEKSHNPIDIDTECSSTLDRVFRIDIEINGVIPKVSLTNETRNPERINICFSKEIVLKSDYTPDFANNTGVIEPLTNAPLDTNEKAVKGATRICGPYLFSKMTLDHPDEEATDPEEGIKTILNFSYYDTTPLPNGSYSTKKLILSLTDKPLTVVKDHYTVTNIRLRNNRIIDLSVSGDFGIDWKWD comes from the coding sequence ATGAAACCACATACACTTTTTCTGACTTTAGGAATCCTATTGCTCGGATTCTCCGCATGCGAGCCACTCAATGAAACTCCCGAGACGCCCGCTTTCAGTCTCAACCTGACATCTCCTGACGGAGAGCCCTCCACCGATAACGACAATGCGGTATTGCAAAAACTGGTATACCATCTTTTTATTTTCCGTTCCAATACTGCCAATCCTTCCCCCGATAATGACGGCTCCAATTACACTTTTTGGAGGCATACCGGAGATCTCACCCTAAAGCAAATCCGGGAATACACTTTATCCATCCCCAGTGAGTCTACAGATCGGTCTTATCTGCTGCTAGTTCACGCCACCCCTAAAGAAAAGCCGGAATCTGAGATCATAAGCAAAGAAGGAATGACTTTCAGTGAGTCAGAAATCAGCATGATAAAAGAAAACGATAACAACTATGTCCCGCTTTCAAAAGATAACTATTACGCCATTCAACAACTCACTCCCGAGGATATAGCGCAAGGGAAAACGTCTATCGAATTCAAATTAAAGCGGGCTGTGGGAGAATTGGTATTTGACGTAATGAAATGCGATGAAAAAAGCCACAACCCGATTGACATTGACACAGAATGTTCTTCAACTTTAGACAGAGTGTTTCGGATCGATATAGAAATCAATGGCGTGATCCCCAAAGTTTCATTAACCAACGAAACCAGGAATCCCGAACGGATCAACATCTGTTTTTCTAAAGAAATAGTTCTCAAAAGCGACTATACCCCTGATTTTGCAAACAACACAGGAGTCATAGAGCCACTTACTAATGCTCCATTAGATACGAATGAAAAAGCCGTAAAAGGTGCGACACGCATCTGCGGCCCCTATCTCTTCTCTAAAATGACATTAGATCATCCGGACGAAGAAGCAACGGATCCGGAAGAAGGTATCAAGACCATACTCAACTTTTCGTACTACGATACCACTCCTCTTCCGAACGGGAGCTATAGCACGAAAAAACTTATTCTTTCTCTTACCGACAAGCCATTGACGGTTGTGAAAGACCATTATACGGTGACCAATATACGTTTGCGGAACAACCGTATCATAGATCTTTCCGTTTCGGGTGACTTCGGAATAGATTGGAAATGGGATTGA